Proteins from a single region of Thiomicrorhabdus sp. Kp2:
- a CDS encoding glycosyltransferase family 2 protein → MISIIVPTYQEVENLAPLSEMIQSALNEAGEQSYEIIIMDDNSQDGSIEKVAELESQYPIRIVTRTENRGLSPAVIDGFGEAKGDFVVVMDADLSHPATAIPKMIAQLRNGESDFVLGSRYVEGGSIDDSWTLWRYINSVVATIPALPITQVKDPMSGFFAVRKADLPNEHNLSPIGYKIALEVMVKGDFPTVSEVPIHFVDRVHGESKLTLKEQLKYLRHLRRLYQYKFQTKAEFFQFAFVGASGFIVDLAFYLILQMFGASHTVARAISFWPAVTWNWMLNRTITFSHREKTKKSTQWGAFASSSLLGFTVNYGTYYTLTKFVPFFEEHMILALIIGVLMGMGFNFSISNLFIFKKLREEVDHEKQQEQPKSKK, encoded by the coding sequence ATGATATCGATTATTGTTCCTACTTATCAAGAAGTAGAAAATCTAGCTCCTCTTAGTGAGATGATTCAATCTGCACTCAATGAGGCTGGAGAACAGAGTTATGAAATCATCATTATGGATGATAACTCTCAAGATGGCTCTATTGAAAAAGTGGCTGAACTAGAAAGCCAATACCCAATTCGTATTGTGACTCGCACTGAAAATCGTGGCTTATCACCAGCGGTGATTGACGGTTTTGGTGAGGCCAAGGGTGACTTTGTGGTGGTAATGGATGCCGACCTTTCTCACCCTGCAACGGCGATTCCAAAAATGATTGCGCAACTTCGTAATGGCGAAAGTGATTTTGTGTTGGGTTCTCGTTATGTTGAAGGCGGTAGCATTGATGACAGCTGGACTTTGTGGCGTTATATCAACTCGGTAGTTGCAACTATCCCAGCATTACCGATTACACAAGTAAAAGACCCAATGTCAGGTTTTTTTGCGGTTCGCAAGGCTGACCTTCCTAATGAACATAACTTATCGCCAATTGGCTATAAGATCGCCTTAGAGGTCATGGTTAAAGGTGATTTCCCAACAGTATCAGAAGTGCCTATTCATTTTGTTGACAGAGTGCATGGCGAATCTAAACTGACCTTAAAAGAGCAGCTTAAATATTTACGCCATTTACGTCGTTTGTATCAGTATAAGTTTCAAACCAAAGCGGAATTTTTTCAGTTTGCTTTTGTGGGAGCCAGTGGCTTTATTGTTGATTTAGCATTCTACTTAATTCTGCAGATGTTTGGTGCGTCCCACACTGTTGCTCGAGCGATCTCTTTTTGGCCAGCTGTCACGTGGAACTGGATGCTGAACCGTACCATCACTTTTAGTCATCGTGAAAAAACCAAAAAGTCCACTCAATGGGGCGCGTTTGCTTCGAGTTCTTTACTTGGCTTTACGGTGAACTACGGAACCTATTACACCCTTACCAAATTTGTGCCTTTCTTTGAAGAACATATGATTTTAGCGTTGATTATTGGTGTCTTGATGGGCATGGGCTTTAACTTCTCAATTTCAAACCTGTTTATCTTTAAAAAATTAAGAGAAGAAGTTGACCACGAAAAACAGCAAGAACAGCCCAAAAGTAAAAAATAA
- a CDS encoding acyltransferase, whose translation MSMSQSIHLKTIIAVLLWPFSKPLKIAQDIVNQPAKAFPVVDFLKGLSVLMVILFHIFFAVFFLFKKEPEKLQQFVESIPAWLSFVLAFDKAVDIFFMLSAFLLSYALLKVYDKKQSIHIGRFYLHRFFRIYPLFLVALLLYGLADIDKLLQDGWYSLLFIENIYSKGIIPVQWSLSIEMQFYLVLPFLLLFLAKSKRPVFWIMVLIFLSIGLRFLIAWQSPVIYQTHWYAFFESDTGKTYMDNMYYVIQSRITPLFLGMLWAVMLWRYPLAKVNFNKVTLISLWVTGLVIIYLTMRFPIYYQDSLYFQNFNETLNLFVVTLHRIVFSAAILGLILLAHYQIKPQSLNLLQKLKMNLVEWKGWRLLSEVAYPMYFFHFPFIVVAWVITLGTIDVNSINQISLYSIPIAYLLAVLFTLYFSLWLNFLVEARFIRYGKLIETKCFGGHNATTSSNNSN comes from the coding sequence ATGTCTATGTCACAGTCTATTCACCTAAAAACCATTATCGCTGTATTGCTGTGGCCTTTTAGTAAACCATTAAAAATCGCACAGGATATTGTTAACCAACCTGCCAAAGCTTTTCCAGTAGTGGACTTTTTAAAAGGCTTAAGCGTATTAATGGTGATTCTGTTTCATATCTTTTTTGCGGTGTTTTTTCTATTTAAAAAAGAGCCCGAAAAATTACAGCAGTTTGTTGAGAGTATTCCCGCTTGGTTGAGCTTTGTTTTAGCCTTTGATAAAGCGGTGGATATCTTCTTTATGCTCAGTGCGTTTTTACTGAGTTATGCCCTACTTAAAGTCTATGACAAAAAACAAAGTATTCACATTGGGCGTTTTTATCTACACCGTTTTTTTAGAATTTACCCACTGTTTTTAGTCGCTCTACTGCTTTATGGCTTAGCGGATATAGACAAACTTTTGCAAGATGGTTGGTACAGTCTGTTATTTATTGAGAATATTTACAGTAAAGGCATCATCCCTGTGCAGTGGAGCCTATCCATTGAAATGCAGTTTTATTTGGTGCTGCCATTTTTATTGCTGTTTTTAGCCAAAAGCAAACGCCCTGTTTTTTGGATTATGGTTTTAATTTTCTTGTCTATCGGTCTACGTTTTTTAATTGCTTGGCAGTCACCTGTTATTTACCAGACACACTGGTATGCTTTTTTTGAAAGCGATACTGGCAAAACCTATATGGATAATATGTACTATGTAATTCAAAGCCGAATCACACCACTGTTTTTAGGTATGCTTTGGGCTGTTATGCTTTGGCGCTACCCTCTGGCTAAGGTTAACTTTAATAAAGTCACTCTAATCAGTTTATGGGTTACTGGCTTAGTCATTATTTACCTAACAATGCGTTTCCCAATCTACTATCAAGACTCACTCTACTTTCAAAACTTTAATGAAACGCTAAACCTATTTGTTGTAACTCTGCACCGCATTGTTTTCAGTGCCGCTATTTTAGGTTTGATTCTGTTGGCGCACTACCAAATCAAACCCCAATCACTCAATCTATTACAAAAACTAAAAATGAATCTGGTTGAATGGAAAGGCTGGCGTTTATTGTCTGAAGTCGCTTATCCAATGTATTTTTTTCACTTTCCATTTATTGTTGTTGCTTGGGTCATTACATTAGGCACGATTGATGTAAATAGCATCAACCAAATCTCTTTGTACAGTATTCCTATTGCCTATCTGTTGGCAGTATTATTTACCTTATATTTTTCACTTTGGCTCAACTTTTTGGTTGAGGCACGTTTTATCCGTTACGGAAAACTGATTGAAACCAAATGCTTTGGCGGGCATAATGCCACCACATCATCCAATAACAGCAACTAA
- a CDS encoding glycosyltransferase family 39 protein, whose amino-acid sequence MPNVTTPQLTAQKASFILVGFMTLLHLVLAFNVELGGDEAHYALYGLMPDWSYFDHPPMIGWLQIIPMWLAPYDWSARLIPIALYAILNYLLYQITIIFFNENNTDTKWKGFASLVVLNTSLILSLMGMAMLPDNPLMVAVLALVLVTHKLLHSNEIKYWLLLGIFVGLAALSKYTAVTVIVSLFLILLIERKWNWLTSKGLWLAIIVALILISPILYWNAIHDWASFIYQIDHGTKSSEWRLSRLLQTQGIQFASYTPFLFIFGWWMMLKPSNYKNQNARLLLLFSLPITGLFAWGSGFEKSLPHWVSLAWVLLIPIIVNFLWQIRHKTWVKVVSGLHIVLMGIAVLVIHSLLFKPWIAFPDHKNPMQGDYGWPQASKTATELQRELSQNPNDFPLFVSNWSYASHLTWYSRPQPVYITSGKQTQFEFWFGKPKAGMNGLLVSPHYEDNPPEVGTVNHFESCKKLKQEDIEEADAIIVTYNYYLCHNFISEPTNLPGLVKPNAN is encoded by the coding sequence ATGCCAAATGTAACCACTCCTCAACTTACCGCACAAAAAGCCAGTTTTATTTTAGTTGGCTTTATGACCTTACTTCATCTCGTTTTAGCTTTTAACGTTGAACTCGGTGGTGATGAAGCACATTATGCCTTATATGGTTTAATGCCAGACTGGAGCTATTTTGACCACCCGCCAATGATTGGTTGGTTGCAAATTATCCCTATGTGGTTAGCGCCTTATGATTGGAGCGCTCGACTTATTCCTATTGCTCTTTACGCCATATTGAACTACCTGCTTTATCAAATTACCATTATCTTCTTTAATGAAAATAATACCGATACAAAATGGAAAGGTTTTGCCAGCTTAGTAGTTTTAAACACCAGTTTAATTCTTTCATTGATGGGCATGGCAATGTTGCCAGACAACCCATTAATGGTGGCGGTTTTGGCTTTGGTATTGGTTACCCATAAGCTGCTTCACTCCAATGAAATCAAGTATTGGCTACTACTCGGGATTTTTGTTGGTTTAGCCGCCTTATCAAAATACACAGCAGTCACCGTAATTGTCTCTTTATTTTTGATCTTATTGATTGAGCGCAAGTGGAATTGGCTCACCTCTAAAGGTCTTTGGCTTGCGATTATTGTTGCGTTGATTTTAATTAGCCCTATCCTTTACTGGAACGCAATTCATGACTGGGCCTCTTTTATTTATCAAATAGACCACGGTACCAAAAGCAGTGAGTGGCGCCTCTCTCGATTACTGCAAACCCAAGGTATTCAGTTTGCGTCTTACACTCCTTTTCTATTTATTTTTGGTTGGTGGATGATGTTGAAACCGAGTAATTATAAAAATCAAAATGCTCGCTTGTTACTGCTGTTTTCTTTGCCTATCACTGGGCTATTTGCTTGGGGTTCAGGTTTTGAAAAAAGCCTACCACATTGGGTCTCTTTAGCTTGGGTATTGCTGATCCCAATCATTGTGAATTTTCTTTGGCAAATTCGCCATAAAACCTGGGTAAAAGTGGTTTCGGGTTTACATATTGTTTTAATGGGCATAGCCGTCTTAGTTATCCACAGCTTATTATTTAAGCCATGGATTGCCTTTCCTGACCATAAAAATCCAATGCAAGGCGATTATGGCTGGCCACAAGCGTCCAAAACGGCAACTGAGCTCCAGAGGGAATTGTCGCAAAACCCTAATGATTTTCCTCTTTTTGTTTCTAACTGGAGTTATGCGAGCCACTTAACTTGGTATAGCCGTCCGCAACCTGTTTATATTACCAGTGGCAAACAAACCCAATTTGAATTTTGGTTTGGTAAACCCAAAGCGGGAATGAATGGTTTATTGGTATCTCCGCATTATGAAGACAATCCGCCTGAAGTAGGCACAGTTAATCACTTTGAGAGTTGTAAAAAGCTGAAGCAAGAAGATATTGAAGAGGCTGATGCGATTATAGTGACCTATAATTATTATTTGTGTCATAACTTTATAAGCGAACCCACTAACTTACCAGGCCTGGTAAAACCAAATGCCAATTAA
- a CDS encoding SDR family oxidoreductase encodes MQKNILIIGATSAIAKATLRLYAEQNHNLFLVARNETLLQNIAEDAKIRGANQVESQAFDLSNLEQHSSLLETVYQTYPKIDIVLIAHGTLPNQQACQDNLEIALQEININALSTISLLTLLANRFETQKSGSIAVITSVAGDRGRQSNYVYGAAKSMVSTFLQGLRNRLNDSNIQVLDIKPGFVDTPMTAEFKKGALWAQPEQVANSIIKAINNNRNTLYTPWFWWGIMFIIRNIPEFIFKKLKL; translated from the coding sequence ATGCAAAAAAACATTCTGATTATTGGTGCAACCTCCGCCATTGCCAAGGCCACTTTAAGATTGTATGCCGAACAAAACCACAACCTTTTTTTGGTGGCGCGTAATGAAACGCTATTACAAAACATCGCAGAAGATGCCAAAATTCGTGGCGCCAATCAGGTTGAATCGCAAGCATTTGATTTAAGCAACCTAGAGCAACACTCCAGCTTACTTGAAACGGTTTACCAGACCTATCCTAAAATTGATATTGTGCTGATTGCACACGGCACTTTACCAAATCAACAGGCCTGTCAAGATAACCTTGAAATCGCACTGCAAGAGATTAACATCAATGCGTTAAGCACCATTTCTCTGTTAACCCTGCTAGCCAATCGATTTGAAACCCAAAAATCGGGTTCTATTGCGGTGATTACCAGTGTGGCGGGCGATCGCGGTCGCCAATCAAACTATGTCTACGGTGCGGCTAAATCAATGGTTTCAACCTTCTTGCAAGGTTTACGTAATCGTTTAAACGACAGCAATATTCAGGTACTGGATATTAAACCTGGCTTTGTAGATACCCCAATGACCGCTGAATTCAAAAAAGGCGCTTTGTGGGCGCAGCCAGAGCAAGTTGCCAATAGTATTATTAAAGCGATTAATAACAACCGCAATACCCTTTACACCCCCTGGTTTTGGTGGGGAATCATGTTCATTATTAGAAATATTCCTGAATTTATTTTTAAAAAGCTCAAGTTGTAA
- a CDS encoding FAD-binding oxidoreductase, protein MKLSGWGRYPIIKTQSSFPNQPGLVTSSIESSNSKESAKKTTQIARGLGRSYGDSSLAEQSLNLSKLDAFICFDENSGELTCAAGVSFAEILRLFVPKGWFLPVTPGTQFVTVGGAIASDVHGKNHHIDGAFCEHVSSLKLCLASGEVVECSKIHHPHLFRATCGGMGLTGVILQATFTLKPIETAFIKETTYKTANLEETLAKFEELDSATYSVAWIDCLATGKSLGRSLLMLGEHASKIELQENQAESEHLNVAKASKLNMPFDLPAFTLNSWSVKAFNALYYGKVRQQQSQRMVHYAPFFYPLDSIQNWNRMYGKNGFVQYQFVIPKSAGLVGLTEILSEIANSKRGSFLAVLKVFGKGNDNYLSFPEEGYTLALDFKMDNTLLAFLNKLDDIVLHYGGKLYLTKDARMSEQMFKQSYPQWQEFQKIRHQYDAHKVFNSLQSTRLGL, encoded by the coding sequence GTGAAACTTTCAGGCTGGGGACGTTACCCAATCATAAAAACGCAGAGTTCATTTCCAAACCAACCAGGCCTGGTTACTTCGTCTATTGAGTCTTCGAACAGTAAAGAGTCGGCTAAAAAAACAACGCAAATTGCGCGTGGTTTGGGTCGCAGTTATGGCGACAGCAGTTTGGCAGAACAATCTCTCAACTTATCAAAGCTTGATGCGTTTATCTGTTTTGATGAAAACAGTGGCGAGTTAACCTGTGCGGCGGGCGTAAGTTTTGCTGAAATTTTACGTCTCTTTGTACCCAAAGGCTGGTTTTTACCCGTGACCCCTGGCACACAGTTTGTTACGGTTGGTGGTGCGATTGCCAGTGATGTTCACGGTAAAAACCACCATATTGATGGCGCTTTTTGTGAGCATGTCAGTTCATTAAAACTCTGTTTAGCCAGTGGTGAAGTGGTTGAGTGTTCTAAAATTCATCACCCGCATCTATTCAGAGCAACCTGCGGCGGCATGGGGTTAACAGGGGTTATTTTGCAAGCGACCTTTACGCTTAAACCGATTGAAACCGCCTTTATTAAAGAAACCACCTATAAAACGGCCAATTTAGAAGAAACCTTGGCCAAGTTTGAAGAACTCGACTCGGCTACTTATTCTGTGGCTTGGATTGATTGTTTAGCAACAGGAAAATCCTTAGGGCGTTCTTTATTAATGTTGGGTGAACATGCGTCTAAAATAGAGTTACAAGAAAACCAAGCAGAAAGCGAACACTTAAATGTAGCAAAGGCCAGTAAACTGAATATGCCGTTTGACCTACCCGCTTTCACTTTAAATAGTTGGAGTGTTAAAGCCTTTAATGCTCTGTATTATGGCAAGGTTCGTCAGCAACAAAGCCAACGTATGGTGCATTACGCCCCTTTCTTTTATCCGTTAGACAGTATTCAAAACTGGAACCGAATGTATGGTAAAAACGGTTTTGTGCAATACCAGTTCGTTATTCCAAAATCAGCAGGCCTGGTAGGTTTAACCGAAATTTTAAGCGAAATCGCCAACTCCAAACGTGGTTCGTTCTTAGCAGTATTAAAAGTCTTTGGTAAAGGCAATGACAACTATCTGAGTTTTCCTGAAGAAGGTTATACCCTCGCACTGGATTTTAAAATGGATAATACTTTATTGGCATTTTTAAATAAGCTTGATGACATTGTTTTACATTATGGTGGCAAACTCTATTTAACCAAAGATGCACGAATGAGTGAGCAGATGTTTAAACAGAGTTATCCACAATGGCAAGAGTTTCAAAAGATTAGACATCAATATGATGCACACAAGGTCTTTAATTCACTACAATCTACCCGCTTAGGTTTGTAA
- a CDS encoding GtrA family protein, translated as MKIALMYTIFAVISTIANIGSQDIAFRIYQGSYNLWLAILVGTAVGLVVKYFLDKRYIFQYQTTSIQHGSKTFYLYTVMGLFTTVIFWGFEYAFDTIYQTVEMRYLGGVIGLAIGYFVKYQLDKRYVFK; from the coding sequence ATGAAGATTGCACTAATGTACACGATTTTTGCGGTAATCTCTACTATCGCCAACATTGGTAGCCAAGACATTGCCTTTAGAATCTACCAAGGCAGTTACAACTTATGGTTGGCTATTTTAGTGGGTACTGCAGTGGGTCTAGTGGTTAAATACTTTTTAGACAAACGCTACATTTTTCAATACCAAACCACCTCGATTCAACACGGCTCCAAAACCTTTTACCTTTACACAGTTATGGGGTTATTTACCACGGTGATTTTTTGGGGCTTTGAATATGCGTTTGATACCATCTATCAAACTGTTGAGATGCGTTATTTAGGTGGTGTCATTGGTTTGGCGATTGGCTATTTTGTTAAATACCAACTCGATAAACGTTATGTTTTTAAATAG
- a CDS encoding decaprenyl-phosphate phosphoribosyltransferase gives MNSNTSATGNTSVFTGLLKLMRPKQWVKNGFVFAPLMFTGLFLDLTAITQTVIAFVLFSLAASATYVVNDLRDIEDDRKHPVKSKKRPLASGQVTPSQAKKLLIGLYAILALGFVYQPMIMAVIVAYLLLNVAYSYYLKHQPVLDIFTIAIGFVLRVYAGAVAISVPVSSWMFVTTLCLALYLAAVKRRQELVQTTQEGRAVLQKYTVSLVDRYAEMSATGALLFYSLFVMNARPEMVMTIPFVLFGLFRYWYVGEVLEEGESPTDALFADKQLMVTVLGWIGVCLWVLWPAGGL, from the coding sequence ATGAATTCTAACACTTCTGCCACGGGTAATACATCGGTATTCACTGGGCTACTCAAACTCATGCGCCCAAAACAGTGGGTTAAAAATGGTTTTGTGTTTGCACCGCTTATGTTTACAGGCCTGTTTTTAGATTTAACCGCGATTACTCAAACGGTGATTGCCTTCGTTTTATTCAGTTTAGCGGCCTCTGCCACCTATGTGGTGAATGATTTAAGAGACATTGAAGATGACCGAAAACACCCTGTTAAATCTAAAAAACGACCATTGGCTTCAGGGCAGGTAACGCCATCGCAAGCTAAAAAACTATTGATTGGACTCTATGCAATTTTGGCACTAGGTTTTGTTTATCAACCTATGATTATGGCGGTGATTGTTGCTTATTTACTTTTAAATGTGGCCTATAGCTATTATTTAAAACATCAACCTGTATTAGATATTTTTACGATTGCAATAGGTTTTGTTTTAAGGGTTTATGCAGGGGCGGTGGCGATTTCTGTACCCGTGTCTTCTTGGATGTTTGTAACCACTTTATGTTTAGCGCTCTATTTAGCTGCGGTAAAACGCCGCCAAGAGCTGGTGCAAACCACTCAAGAGGGGCGTGCCGTTTTACAAAAATATACGGTGAGTTTGGTTGATCGTTATGCAGAGATGTCCGCCACAGGCGCTTTGCTGTTTTATAGCCTTTTTGTGATGAATGCCCGCCCAGAAATGGTAATGACCATTCCATTTGTGTTATTTGGTCTGTTTCGTTATTGGTATGTAGGAGAGGTGTTAGAAGAGGGTGAATCGCCGACTGATGCGCTGTTTGCCGATAAACAACTTATGGTAACCGTACTAGGTTGGATTGGGGTTTGCCTTTGGGTACTTTGGCCAGCAGGAGGCCTGTAA
- a CDS encoding divergent PAP2 family protein, with protein sequence MLYDYIYLITPFVAWLVAGVSKFVINSIKAKQLAFGLIGYGGLPSNHSAIVSSMVFLIAFKEGITHPAFGVALTLAFIVLLDANSLRQQVGKQAKAINQLNQSSDKIEKPLRERMGHTRLEILAGVFVGALVAYSLFQLLQLPI encoded by the coding sequence ATGTTGTACGACTATATCTATCTAATCACCCCTTTTGTGGCTTGGCTGGTAGCTGGTGTGAGCAAGTTTGTGATTAATTCAATTAAAGCCAAACAGTTGGCTTTTGGGTTGATTGGTTATGGCGGTTTACCCAGTAATCACAGTGCCATTGTCAGTAGTATGGTTTTTTTAATTGCTTTTAAAGAAGGTATAACGCATCCTGCATTTGGGGTGGCTCTTACCTTAGCGTTTATCGTATTACTTGATGCCAACAGTTTGCGTCAACAAGTGGGTAAACAGGCTAAAGCCATTAACCAGTTAAACCAGAGTTCAGACAAAATCGAAAAACCACTTCGTGAAAGAATGGGGCATACACGCTTAGAAATTTTGGCAGGTGTGTTTGTGGGTGCTCTTGTCGCTTATTCCTTATTTCAGCTTCTTCAACTGCCTATTTAG
- a CDS encoding glycosyltransferase family 39 protein, translating into MSTKPNSLALFIAQLTGHQKLILSAFIVLKIALILMLPLTGDEAYFITWGQHLALGYYDHPPAVGWLLYLLGQVSDNLTWYRGFAFVSAMLISYLLYKLICLNSKGSQVTAFWVALAFFVSPISLMFVVTANDTVLALFAMLGLYFFAKALQGQKWLDVLLAGLLLGMAFLSKYFAGFMLFGLLAYALWHWKHIHFKQLVVMVSIVLLAVAENLYFNATHCWNNILFNFFSRTEESQFAIENVISYLLMIAVLLSPLGLWYLFKNRVNVTPAQDSWFNASQFVRFASIPLLMVLLLVSFGNQVGLHWPLIAVIALYVVYQSLSLKQLQKLFVFNGYFSLVAAVILLVALSMVDQLISPSQKHHVAVYTQPEQVCKALPQNQTFFTLDYSSQSALSYHCGNDDIHVFASKSKYGREDDKLTDFKGLNSQNLLVFVTQEKDIEKVEPYFEKVKVKPIIVDKEVTYYLLTGKNFDYEFYREQIILPVNEKFYSAPDWFPKWGNGCAFKQKYHLD; encoded by the coding sequence ATGTCAACAAAACCAAATTCTCTAGCGCTTTTTATTGCTCAGCTTACAGGCCATCAAAAGTTAATTTTATCGGCGTTTATTGTTTTAAAAATCGCGTTGATTTTGATGTTGCCTCTCACAGGAGATGAAGCCTATTTTATTACTTGGGGGCAGCATCTTGCATTAGGCTATTACGACCATCCGCCTGCGGTCGGTTGGCTGTTATACCTATTAGGGCAGGTTAGCGATAATTTAACTTGGTATCGTGGCTTTGCATTTGTATCGGCCATGCTCATTAGTTATCTGCTTTACAAACTGATCTGTTTAAACTCTAAAGGCTCTCAAGTTACCGCTTTTTGGGTGGCATTGGCCTTTTTTGTTTCGCCTATCTCATTAATGTTTGTAGTCACTGCAAATGATACGGTGCTGGCTCTGTTTGCAATGCTTGGTTTGTATTTTTTTGCTAAAGCGCTACAAGGTCAAAAGTGGTTAGATGTATTGTTAGCAGGCCTGCTATTAGGTATGGCGTTTTTATCAAAATATTTTGCGGGCTTTATGTTGTTTGGGCTTCTGGCCTATGCCTTGTGGCATTGGAAACACATCCATTTTAAGCAACTAGTGGTGATGGTTAGTATTGTTCTATTGGCGGTTGCTGAAAACCTTTATTTTAATGCGACCCATTGTTGGAATAATATTCTGTTTAACTTCTTTTCAAGAACTGAAGAGAGTCAATTTGCGATTGAAAATGTCATCTCTTATTTATTGATGATTGCGGTGTTGCTTTCACCCTTAGGGCTTTGGTATCTGTTTAAAAACCGTGTAAATGTAACGCCAGCTCAAGATTCTTGGTTTAATGCTTCACAATTTGTTCGGTTCGCTTCTATTCCGTTATTAATGGTGTTGCTGTTGGTGAGTTTTGGTAACCAGGTTGGTTTGCACTGGCCATTAATTGCTGTGATTGCTTTGTATGTGGTTTATCAGTCCTTGTCACTAAAACAGTTGCAAAAACTGTTTGTCTTTAACGGTTATTTTTCGCTTGTGGCCGCTGTTATTTTGTTAGTGGCATTGTCAATGGTTGACCAACTAATATCGCCTTCTCAAAAACACCATGTAGCGGTTTACACTCAGCCAGAACAGGTTTGCAAAGCGCTACCACAAAACCAAACGTTCTTTACTTTAGATTACAGTAGCCAATCAGCACTTTCCTATCATTGTGGTAATGACGATATTCATGTATTTGCCAGTAAATCCAAATATGGTCGTGAAGACGATAAGTTGACCGACTTTAAAGGTTTAAATAGTCAAAATCTATTGGTGTTTGTGACTCAAGAAAAGGACATTGAAAAAGTTGAACCTTATTTTGAAAAGGTAAAGGTTAAACCCATTATTGTAGATAAAGAAGTAACCTACTATTTACTAACAGGCAAAAATTTTGATTATGAATTCTACCGAGAGCAAATTATTTTACCCGTGAATGAGAAGTTTTATAGTGCGCCAGATTGGTTTCCCAAGTGGGGCAATGGTTGCGCTTTTAAACAGAAGTATCATTTAGATTAA
- the epmB gene encoding EF-P beta-lysylation protein EpmB has product MSKTLTELYETLNLNKEQTNAIEDSAFPFKVPSDFLQQIAVNDFNDPLLKQVLPSKQELTNMPGFTADPVGDLLKNPTPSLIHKYHGRVLLIASPKCDIHCRYCFRRHFPYEEHSNLRHWQKALDQIAKDKSIHEVILSGGDPMSLNEAALLRLIESIEQIKHIKTLRIHSRTPIVSPSSAPQKALLTWSKQSRLNKVLVVHCNHANELSDKTQSLLELYRVAGFQLLNQSVLLKDINDTADRLIELSHKLFEQGVLPYYLHQLDRVQGASHFEVDDNKAKALMEEIRSQLPGYLVPKLVREIAGEANKTPI; this is encoded by the coding sequence ATGTCTAAAACGCTTACCGAACTTTATGAAACCTTAAACCTCAATAAAGAGCAAACTAATGCCATTGAGGATAGCGCTTTTCCGTTTAAAGTACCTAGCGATTTTTTACAGCAGATTGCAGTGAACGATTTTAATGACCCTCTTCTTAAACAAGTTTTACCTAGCAAACAAGAATTGACTAACATGCCAGGCTTTACGGCAGACCCTGTTGGCGATTTACTTAAAAACCCCACCCCCTCTCTCATTCATAAATACCATGGACGAGTTCTGCTCATTGCTAGCCCAAAATGCGACATTCACTGTCGTTACTGTTTTAGACGCCACTTCCCTTATGAAGAGCACAGTAATCTAAGACATTGGCAAAAAGCGCTTGACCAAATTGCCAAAGACAAAAGCATACATGAGGTGATTTTAAGTGGTGGCGATCCAATGAGTTTAAATGAAGCGGCTTTATTGCGTTTAATTGAATCGATTGAACAAATTAAGCATATAAAAACCTTGCGAATTCACAGTCGCACCCCCATTGTTAGCCCAAGCTCTGCACCTCAAAAGGCATTATTAACTTGGTCAAAACAGAGCCGTTTAAATAAGGTTTTGGTGGTGCATTGCAACCATGCCAATGAATTGAGCGATAAAACCCAAAGCCTGCTTGAGCTATACAGAGTTGCGGGTTTTCAGCTATTGAATCAAAGCGTATTACTAAAAGACATTAATGACACGGCTGACAGACTGATTGAGTTGAGCCATAAACTCTTTGAACAAGGTGTTTTACCCTATTACCTGCACCAATTAGATAGGGTGCAGGGTGCTAGCCATTTTGAAGTGGACGATAACAAAGCAAAAGCCCTAATGGAAGAAATCAGAAGCCAACTACCAGGTTATTTGGTGCCAAAATTAGTGAGAGAAATTGCTGGCGAAGCCAATAAAACACCGATTTAA